A single Chryseobacterium sp. DNA region contains:
- a CDS encoding reprolysin-like metallopeptidase: MKRLLTTLMCTLVGGAAFGQWTPTTVKVDSKKRTVDMKASAVESHFKLDLNQLRSQLKGAQEMGAGAKPVVISIPTLSGKIERFNVYSFPVVVKELADQYELGSYIGTSVDDPSRQIRFSVAPNDFQSMLLKNGGYEFVEPVDKAAGIYSVHPKTAKSGDKAFVCSTSEDPAAVKDLQALYNNGKSFAHNPGTFNKNSDRKYRTMRLVVSVTGEYTQYFGGVPNALAQINATLTRVNGVFEKDFALHLYLQNYPVLIYTDPNADPYSPAAQMGNWNVELQQTLTANVGNENYDIGHLFGATGGGGNAGCIGCVCVDPATPTSKAKGSGYTSPADGIPQGNNFDIDYVAHEMGHQLGGNHTFSHGIEGTGVNVEPGSGSTIMGYAGITGATTDVQAHSDDYFHRVSIGQIQTNLNNKTCDVETGVANNPPVIGALPSYTIPKKTAFVLTANVTDPEGDPMTYTWEQVDSGMTSAQTINKNNLGQTTYGASFRSVAPSNSPTRYFPKLSSVLAGVLDNSLNTWESTSQVARTSNFAITARDNNADVSQQQTSSAQQTITVGNDGPFQVTQGFLFINAASDLTWDVANTSGAPYNVANVKIDYSTDNGATWTVLSASTPNDGAEPFTMPAALNGQTVAMRVSAIGNVFYAIKKVAVTTQVQCGSAPIGVVAQNLTLNGAAVSWSPVAGAASYVIQYKLNSASTWSQTTASTNSVTLAGLTDCSPYQVQVAAVCAGVTGPYSTAVAFSTACTTYCTAASSSGQYNYISNVTLGAVNNTTGGTTYSNFTTNTTLQPTLLLNSSNSISVSLTTTLAGASVNGMAVWIDYNKNGTFEANERVLNMPITALPVGATPVSGTFTVPSTAVTNSPLRMRVMTVLMQAAGVGNNIPDSFACGGFPNGEVEDYNVVITTNLATSETGIKNDGIQLYPNPVSDVLNVTKVSDKAAYKIYSAAGQLIDSGNISNGKINVSSLIKGGYVITIDEKGHDQFRSKFIKK; this comes from the coding sequence ATGAAAAGACTACTTACTACTTTGATGTGTACTTTAGTAGGGGGGGCTGCATTTGGACAATGGACGCCTACTACCGTTAAAGTAGATAGCAAGAAAAGAACAGTGGATATGAAAGCCTCTGCCGTAGAGTCACATTTCAAATTGGATTTAAATCAGTTGAGATCCCAGTTGAAAGGTGCACAGGAGATGGGGGCCGGAGCTAAGCCGGTTGTTATTTCAATACCGACTTTAAGCGGCAAGATTGAACGATTTAATGTATATAGTTTCCCTGTTGTTGTAAAAGAACTTGCGGATCAATATGAGCTGGGATCCTATATAGGAACATCAGTTGATGATCCTTCCCGACAAATTAGATTTTCTGTAGCACCTAATGACTTCCAGTCAATGCTATTAAAAAATGGAGGTTATGAATTTGTTGAACCTGTTGATAAAGCAGCCGGAATATATTCTGTACACCCTAAAACGGCAAAATCAGGAGATAAAGCCTTCGTTTGTAGCACTTCCGAAGATCCGGCGGCTGTAAAAGACCTGCAGGCGCTGTATAATAACGGAAAATCATTTGCCCATAACCCTGGAACATTTAATAAAAACTCAGACCGGAAATACCGTACCATGAGGTTGGTAGTTTCCGTTACAGGGGAGTACACCCAATATTTTGGAGGAGTTCCTAATGCGCTGGCACAGATTAATGCTACTCTGACCCGTGTAAATGGTGTTTTTGAGAAAGATTTTGCATTGCATTTATATCTTCAGAATTATCCGGTTTTAATTTATACCGATCCTAATGCGGATCCATATTCTCCTGCTGCACAAATGGGTAACTGGAATGTTGAGCTGCAACAAACACTTACTGCTAACGTAGGAAATGAGAACTATGATATTGGACACTTATTCGGTGCTACGGGAGGTGGTGGAAATGCTGGATGTATTGGTTGTGTATGTGTGGATCCTGCTACGCCTACAAGTAAGGCAAAAGGTTCAGGATATACCTCTCCTGCAGACGGCATTCCTCAAGGAAACAATTTTGATATAGACTATGTGGCCCACGAAATGGGGCACCAATTAGGGGGGAACCATACCTTCTCACACGGAATCGAAGGAACAGGAGTGAATGTGGAGCCAGGATCCGGATCAACTATTATGGGATATGCGGGGATTACAGGGGCTACTACTGATGTGCAGGCGCATTCTGATGATTATTTCCATAGAGTAAGTATCGGCCAGATTCAGACCAACCTAAACAACAAAACATGTGATGTTGAAACGGGTGTAGCAAATAATCCTCCTGTGATAGGGGCACTGCCAAGTTATACGATCCCTAAAAAGACTGCATTTGTATTGACTGCCAATGTGACAGATCCGGAAGGAGATCCAATGACTTATACATGGGAACAGGTTGACAGTGGAATGACCAGTGCTCAGACTATTAATAAAAATAATTTAGGACAGACTACTTACGGGGCATCATTCAGGTCAGTAGCACCTTCTAACAGCCCGACAAGATATTTCCCTAAATTATCCTCAGTACTTGCAGGAGTATTAGATAACTCATTAAATACCTGGGAATCTACATCACAGGTAGCGAGAACTTCCAATTTTGCGATTACAGCAAGAGACAATAATGCTGATGTATCCCAGCAGCAGACAAGTTCTGCACAACAAACAATTACAGTTGGAAACGACGGACCATTCCAGGTTACACAAGGGTTCCTGTTTATCAATGCGGCTTCAGATTTAACATGGGATGTCGCTAATACATCAGGAGCACCTTATAATGTTGCCAACGTAAAAATTGATTACTCAACAGACAATGGAGCAACCTGGACTGTCCTGTCTGCATCCACTCCTAATGATGGAGCGGAACCGTTTACAATGCCGGCGGCATTGAACGGACAGACTGTTGCGATGAGGGTTTCTGCTATCGGAAATGTCTTTTATGCTATTAAAAAAGTTGCGGTAACTACTCAGGTACAATGTGGTAGTGCACCGATCGGAGTAGTGGCTCAAAATCTTACACTGAACGGAGCTGCGGTTTCTTGGAGCCCTGTTGCAGGAGCTGCTTCTTACGTTATTCAGTATAAATTAAATTCAGCTTCTACGTGGTCTCAGACTACAGCAAGTACCAATTCAGTAACATTGGCTGGTTTGACTGACTGTTCTCCTTATCAGGTGCAGGTAGCTGCCGTTTGTGCAGGGGTAACAGGTCCTTACTCTACTGCAGTGGCTTTCTCAACTGCATGTACAACTTATTGTACAGCTGCAAGTAGCAGTGGACAATACAATTATATTTCTAATGTAACGTTAGGTGCAGTAAACAATACAACAGGAGGTACAACGTATTCAAACTTTACTACGAATACAACATTACAGCCTACCTTATTGCTGAATAGTTCAAACTCAATAAGCGTTTCTCTTACAACAACCCTTGCTGGAGCTTCTGTAAACGGAATGGCTGTGTGGATTGATTACAATAAAAACGGAACATTTGAAGCTAATGAAAGAGTTTTAAATATGCCGATCACTGCTTTACCGGTGGGAGCTACGCCTGTATCAGGAACATTTACAGTTCCTTCAACTGCCGTAACAAATTCTCCATTAAGAATGAGAGTAATGACTGTTTTAATGCAGGCAGCAGGTGTTGGTAACAATATCCCGGATTCTTTTGCTTGCGGAGGTTTCCCGAATGGAGAAGTTGAAGATTATAATGTTGTCATCACAACGAACCTTGCTACTTCTGAAACAGGGATTAAAAATGACGGTATTCAGCTGTATCCAAACCCTGTAAGTGATGTTTTAAATGTAACTAAAGTTTCAGATAAAGCAGCTTATAAGATTTACAGTGCTGCAGGTCAATTGATCGACAGCGGAAATATCAGCAATGGTAAAATCAATGTTTCCTCTTTGATCAAAGGTGGATATGTAATTACAATTGATGAAAAAGGACATGATCAGTTCAGATCCAAGTTTATCAAAAAATAA
- a CDS encoding M43 family zinc metalloprotease, whose amino-acid sequence MRKSTTSKALFLLPLLWGGIGSAQVQTGTEITKKKTSIYVKKSPEELAKTFGFDRCSTVEYEKYLQAKNPKRLTDEQFEAWLAPLVERAKTNKSQNGDIITIPVVVHVIHSGQNVGVAPNIVDEQVMSQIAVMNNDYRKILNTPGYNVNPVGADTQIQFVLAKVDPNGNPTNGIDRVNLCQDNWSQDDIDAVVKPQTIWDPTKYMNMWSVNFADASLLGYAQFPSNSTLAGLDPNMGDADTDGVVANFATFGSSDYNTNNTFLLGAPYDKGRTMTHEVGHFLGLRHIWGDANCGTDYCADTPTHRTSNGGCPAHPKSNTCGTADEMFENYMDYTYDTCMNIFTNDQKTRITTVMNNSPRRMELKTSVADLPIPLFPNDAELKIDGGCALGNCGGGLLRFSLYNRGTSNLTAATISYSFNGGPAQSYNWTGSLAQDKFSMISIPVNSTIASSPVTASIASVNGGADQRSTNNTVTGNYVKPVTPDYIPSATTVTFKLQRDYFGTETMWTLKNSAGQIVKSGGPYADVANPTTTTPLPALITQSWTLPLDCYVFTISDAYGDGLGDGGYVDVSTSTGVVIYHGSTNINSYATKAFTNQVLGTSETAKKDNFGIYPNPVSDVLNISKVSHKATFEIYNAVGQIVKKGTIDNNKVNVSELLRGNYVITISDNAISESFKFIKK is encoded by the coding sequence ATGCGAAAATCTACTACTTCAAAGGCCCTTTTTTTATTGCCTCTTTTATGGGGAGGTATAGGGAGTGCCCAGGTACAGACAGGTACTGAAATAACTAAAAAAAAGACATCGATCTATGTTAAAAAATCTCCGGAAGAACTTGCAAAAACTTTTGGTTTTGACAGGTGTTCAACGGTAGAATATGAAAAATATCTGCAGGCAAAAAATCCTAAAAGATTAACTGATGAGCAGTTTGAGGCATGGCTGGCTCCTTTGGTAGAAAGAGCGAAAACTAACAAATCTCAAAACGGGGATATTATTACCATTCCGGTAGTGGTACACGTTATTCATAGCGGTCAGAATGTTGGGGTTGCTCCTAATATTGTTGATGAGCAGGTAATGTCTCAGATTGCAGTGATGAATAATGACTACAGAAAAATCTTAAATACACCGGGATATAATGTTAACCCGGTAGGAGCAGATACCCAGATTCAGTTTGTACTGGCTAAAGTAGATCCTAACGGAAATCCTACAAATGGTATTGACAGGGTAAATCTTTGTCAGGATAACTGGTCCCAGGATGATATTGACGCTGTTGTTAAGCCTCAGACAATATGGGATCCTACCAAATATATGAATATGTGGAGTGTTAATTTTGCCGATGCTTCTTTATTGGGATATGCTCAGTTTCCATCAAATTCTACATTGGCCGGATTGGATCCGAATATGGGAGATGCTGATACTGATGGGGTGGTTGCCAATTTTGCTACTTTTGGAAGTAGTGATTATAATACGAATAATACATTCCTGCTGGGTGCACCTTATGATAAAGGGAGAACCATGACGCATGAAGTGGGGCACTTTTTAGGATTGAGACATATCTGGGGCGATGCCAACTGCGGAACAGACTACTGTGCAGATACTCCTACCCACAGAACTTCGAATGGAGGATGTCCTGCGCATCCGAAGTCAAATACTTGCGGTACTGCCGATGAAATGTTCGAAAACTACATGGATTATACCTATGATACCTGTATGAACATTTTTACCAATGATCAGAAAACCCGTATTACAACGGTGATGAATAATTCTCCAAGAAGAATGGAGCTTAAAACTTCAGTGGCTGACTTACCGATTCCTTTATTTCCTAATGACGCCGAGCTTAAAATAGATGGAGGATGTGCTTTAGGAAACTGTGGTGGTGGATTGTTGCGTTTTTCTTTATACAATAGAGGAACAAGTAATCTGACTGCTGCTACAATTTCTTATTCCTTTAACGGAGGACCGGCTCAATCCTATAACTGGACCGGTAGCTTAGCTCAGGATAAATTCAGTATGATATCAATCCCTGTGAATAGCACAATAGCTTCTTCACCGGTTACGGCTTCTATTGCCTCCGTCAATGGAGGTGCTGACCAAAGAAGTACAAACAATACAGTTACAGGAAATTACGTTAAACCGGTTACCCCTGATTATATTCCGTCTGCTACAACAGTAACGTTTAAACTGCAGAGAGATTATTTCGGTACTGAAACAATGTGGACGTTGAAGAATAGTGCAGGGCAGATCGTTAAGTCCGGAGGTCCGTACGCTGATGTAGCTAATCCAACTACGACGACACCACTACCGGCATTAATCACTCAGAGCTGGACTTTACCATTAGACTGTTATGTATTTACCATTTCTGATGCTTATGGTGATGGTCTTGGAGACGGAGGTTATGTAGATGTATCTACCAGTACGGGTGTGGTTATTTACCATGGTTCTACAAATATTAATTCATATGCTACAAAAGCATTTACGAATCAGGTGTTGGGGACAAGTGAAACCGCTAAAAAGGATAATTTTGGAATTTATCCAAACCCTGTAAGTGATGTACTGAACATTTCTAAAGTTTCTCATAAGGCGACTTTCGAAATTTACAATGCAGTAGGCCAAATTGTGAAGAAAGGAACTATTGACAATAATAAAGTCAATGTATCGGAGCTGTTAAGAGGAAATTATGTCATTACCATAAGTGATAATGCTATTTCCGAAAGCTTCAAGTTCATTAAAAAATAA